Proteins encoded by one window of Tunturibacter psychrotolerans:
- a CDS encoding serine hydrolase domain-containing protein codes for MTIFRITKLVAVANCLLLGFGLLSLSAQTTPATKQITDDVVPGNEWLKTSPESVGYSSAKLEAIRGWVKTQDTGSMMVIVRGRVIFSYGDVSHTSKIASVRKSVLDMLYGADLFNDKIQDDFLNKTVKQLGLDDKEPFLPMEEKATLIQLMASRSGIYMPTGNGDQAKTLPPRGSEYPGTHYLYNNWDFDAAGAAFEKLAKKDIFQALQDDLAKPLGMQDFVLGKQKKNFSPEGLHPEYAMYLSTRDMARLGLLMLDCGQWNGKTVISCDWARYSTYLHTPFRDINPTGFRNYGEPGRWGYGLLWWVWDEQMFPGDTYIGFLQGGYTADGTGGTYITVLPAIGMVIVHQVDIDKNSSAYVSPTSYMAILSMLANATCGDAC; via the coding sequence TTGACGATCTTTCGCATCACTAAGTTAGTGGCCGTAGCAAATTGCCTGCTGCTCGGGTTCGGTCTGCTGTCTCTGTCGGCTCAGACAACGCCAGCCACCAAGCAAATCACCGACGATGTAGTTCCGGGGAATGAGTGGCTGAAGACTTCGCCGGAGTCGGTCGGATACTCCAGCGCCAAACTTGAGGCTATTCGCGGTTGGGTGAAGACACAGGATACCGGATCGATGATGGTGATCGTGCGCGGCCGTGTGATCTTCTCGTACGGAGACGTCTCTCACACCAGCAAGATCGCTTCGGTTCGCAAGAGCGTTCTGGATATGCTCTACGGTGCGGATCTGTTTAATGACAAGATTCAGGATGATTTTTTGAATAAGACGGTGAAACAGCTGGGTTTGGATGACAAGGAGCCATTCCTGCCGATGGAGGAGAAGGCAACGCTCATTCAGTTGATGGCCTCTCGATCTGGAATTTATATGCCGACTGGTAACGGAGACCAGGCAAAGACGCTGCCGCCGCGTGGTTCGGAGTATCCGGGCACACATTATCTCTATAACAATTGGGACTTCGACGCTGCTGGTGCTGCGTTTGAAAAGCTGGCGAAAAAGGACATCTTCCAGGCGCTGCAAGACGATCTCGCGAAGCCGCTGGGCATGCAGGACTTTGTCCTTGGGAAACAGAAGAAGAACTTCTCGCCTGAAGGTTTGCATCCGGAGTACGCGATGTATCTCTCGACCCGCGACATGGCACGGCTCGGGTTGTTGATGCTCGATTGCGGTCAATGGAATGGAAAGACTGTTATCTCCTGCGACTGGGCACGTTACAGCACCTACCTTCATACGCCTTTCCGCGACATCAACCCGACGGGATTTCGTAACTATGGGGAGCCGGGTCGCTGGGGATATGGACTGCTGTGGTGGGTTTGGGATGAGCAGATGTTTCCAGGGGACACATACATCGGTTTCCTTCAAGGTGGATACACGGCGGATGGAACCGGGGGAACGTACATCACAGTGCTACCGGCGATTGGTATGGTGATTGTGCATCAGGTGGATATAGACAAGAATTCGAGCGCCTATGTATCACCTACGAGCTACATGGCCATACTATCGATGCTTGCGAATGCAACGTGCGGAGACGCTTGCTAG
- a CDS encoding 3-keto-disaccharide hydrolase, whose amino-acid sequence MRHSHLNLSALVILTTLATSLAAQQPAAPKHQDTEVYEPVPPIVTPGATDAAPPSDAILLFDGKNLDQWVSTKDKSPAKWTVADGILTVSKTPGVGNIETKQAFKNYQLHIEWRIPENITGTDQARGNSGVFLASTGPGDDGYELQVLDSYNNKTYVNGQAGSIYKQGIPLANPNRKPGEWQTYNVIWTAPTFNSDGTLKTPAYATVFFNGVLVQNHFELKGQTLYVGQPFYKPYDTAPIKLQAHGDKSEPISFRNIWVRELK is encoded by the coding sequence ATGCGCCATTCCCATTTGAATCTTTCAGCCCTCGTAATCCTGACTACCCTCGCCACCTCCCTCGCCGCACAGCAGCCAGCCGCACCAAAGCATCAGGACACTGAAGTCTACGAACCAGTGCCACCAATCGTCACACCCGGCGCCACCGACGCCGCTCCTCCCTCCGACGCAATCCTCCTATTCGACGGCAAAAACCTCGACCAGTGGGTCTCAACGAAAGACAAGTCCCCAGCCAAATGGACTGTAGCCGACGGCATACTCACTGTCAGCAAGACACCGGGCGTCGGAAACATCGAAACCAAGCAGGCTTTCAAGAACTACCAACTCCACATCGAGTGGAGAATCCCCGAGAACATCACCGGCACCGATCAAGCACGCGGCAACAGCGGCGTCTTCCTAGCCTCCACCGGCCCCGGCGACGACGGATACGAGCTCCAGGTACTCGACTCCTACAACAACAAGACCTACGTCAACGGTCAGGCCGGCAGCATCTACAAGCAAGGCATCCCCCTGGCGAACCCAAATCGCAAACCCGGCGAATGGCAGACCTACAACGTGATCTGGACCGCACCAACCTTCAACTCAGACGGCACCCTCAAGACTCCCGCCTATGCCACAGTCTTCTTCAACGGAGTCCTGGTCCAAAATCACTTCGAGCTAAAAGGACAGACACTCTACGTCGGCCAGCCATTCTACAAACCGTACGACACGGCCCCAATCAAGCTCCAGGCCCACGGAGACAAGAGCGAACCAATCAGCTTCCGCAACATCTGGGTCCGCGAACTCAAATAG
- a CDS encoding alpha/beta fold hydrolase, producing the protein MKAFFIHRCAEDLKKIEVPTFVMHGEDDQIVPFADAGPRSAKLLKNAETKFYPGFPHGMPTANAEQINTDLLAFIKA; encoded by the coding sequence GTGAAGGCCTTCTTCATCCATCGATGCGCCGAAGACCTCAAGAAGATTGAAGTGCCCACATTTGTAATGCACGGAGAAGATGATCAGATCGTCCCATTTGCAGATGCGGGGCCGCGTTCAGCCAAGTTGCTCAAGAACGCCGAGACGAAATTCTATCCCGGCTTTCCGCATGGCATGCCGACAGCGAACGCGGAACAAATCAACACCGACCTCCTCGCCTTTATCAAGGCATGA
- a CDS encoding multicopper oxidase family protein produces MVEPKDLFSSHGILQVSFTYETRVDEYGNVLYCFMSEDGTQSPTLHVRPGDELLVKLRNALPPSTTPSFQKHAMAGMSTLPEFSISGQSHEASPNCGGMVMTDTSTNLHYHGTNTPPTCHQDEVIKTLINAGETFQYDVHFPLDEPPGLYWYHPHVHGISEAAVQGGASGAIIVEGIENINREVAGLPERTLIVRDNLVPGAPDADDVPAWDLSLNYIPVAYPEYKPVVIPAKPLQKQFWRVVNASADTILDLQVQYDGVAQDLEIVGIDGVPTGSQDGRSGVRTLSRKHFLLAPAARVEFILRAPPKSVKNATLLTLNVDTGPYGDNDPQRPLAAIKVSDAAKNPSLAVGAVSGPPPLHMRFEGLSEAKLVKQRKLYFSEVLSDPTDPNSPTNFFITVDGATPTLFDPDNPPAITTTQGSVEDWTIENHALENHEFHIHQIHFLVLERDGKPVEGEYRDMINVPYWNGSGPYPSVKLRMDFRGPDIGDFVYHCHILGHEDSGMMAIIRVLPQGRPTH; encoded by the coding sequence TTGGTTGAGCCCAAAGATCTGTTTAGCAGTCATGGAATTTTGCAGGTGAGCTTTACCTATGAAACCCGCGTCGATGAGTACGGAAATGTCTTGTACTGTTTCATGAGTGAAGACGGAACCCAGTCACCTACTCTCCACGTCCGCCCGGGTGACGAATTATTGGTGAAGCTGAGGAACGCGCTGCCGCCATCGACGACGCCTTCTTTTCAAAAGCATGCAATGGCGGGCATGAGCACCCTCCCTGAATTCAGCATCTCAGGGCAGTCTCATGAGGCCTCTCCAAACTGCGGTGGAATGGTCATGACGGACACTTCCACGAATCTTCATTATCACGGGACGAATACTCCGCCGACGTGCCATCAGGATGAAGTGATTAAAACGCTTATCAATGCAGGGGAGACATTTCAATACGATGTGCATTTTCCTCTTGATGAGCCTCCCGGACTCTACTGGTACCATCCGCACGTTCACGGAATCTCCGAAGCGGCGGTACAGGGAGGTGCGTCGGGCGCCATCATCGTAGAGGGCATTGAAAATATTAATCGGGAGGTAGCAGGGCTGCCGGAACGCACTCTGATTGTTCGGGACAACCTGGTCCCTGGTGCCCCTGATGCCGATGATGTCCCGGCCTGGGACCTTTCGCTCAACTATATCCCGGTGGCTTACCCAGAGTACAAACCGGTCGTGATACCAGCCAAGCCATTGCAGAAGCAGTTTTGGCGAGTGGTAAACGCGTCGGCAGACACGATCCTCGATCTACAAGTCCAGTACGACGGTGTAGCGCAAGACCTTGAGATCGTCGGGATCGATGGCGTCCCCACCGGGTCGCAGGATGGCAGGTCTGGAGTAAGAACACTATCCAGGAAGCATTTTCTTCTTGCACCAGCCGCTCGTGTCGAGTTCATTCTGAGAGCGCCACCGAAGAGTGTGAAAAATGCGACTCTGCTTACGTTGAATGTCGATACGGGGCCGTACGGAGATAACGACCCGCAACGGCCGCTCGCGGCGATCAAGGTTAGCGACGCGGCGAAAAACCCTTCGCTTGCAGTTGGGGCCGTCTCGGGACCACCACCACTGCATATGCGCTTTGAGGGGTTGTCGGAAGCGAAGCTCGTGAAGCAGCGGAAACTTTACTTTTCTGAGGTACTCTCGGATCCGACAGATCCTAACAGCCCCACTAATTTTTTCATTACCGTGGATGGAGCGACACCGACGCTCTTCGATCCCGACAACCCACCTGCGATCACTACGACCCAGGGATCAGTAGAAGACTGGACCATCGAAAACCACGCTCTTGAAAACCACGAGTTTCATATTCACCAGATTCATTTTCTTGTTCTCGAGCGTGACGGTAAGCCGGTCGAAGGGGAGTATCGCGACATGATCAACGTTCCATACTGGAATGGAAGTGGACCTTATCCCAGCGTGAAACTTAGGATGGACTTCCGTGGGCCCGACATCGGAGACTTCGTGTACCACTGTCACATCCTGGGACATGAAGATAGCGGAATGATGGCAATCATTCGTGTGCTTCCCCAGGGCAGACCAACTCACTGA
- a CDS encoding PEP-CTERM sorting domain-containing protein, with amino-acid sequence MKILHIAAATALGLFVPCALHAASLCPAVGLATAGCDLVITVTNSGTTVTTGPSFTLAGGTYDGADDTLIGIVNNSSSSLSSINLSSSLDIFGFDGDGIDTFGVTGNSKDTSGYGGPDTFYSGINVFDTAGTVDFVTPLAAGGGNTFFSLEEALVPSQVVVVPPTSAVPEPSTLLLFGTGLVGVCGAIRRRFAL; translated from the coding sequence ATGAAGATTTTGCACATCGCCGCTGCGACTGCGCTGGGCCTTTTTGTCCCTTGCGCGCTTCACGCAGCATCCCTTTGCCCTGCAGTCGGTCTGGCAACTGCCGGTTGCGATCTCGTCATCACCGTTACGAACAGCGGAACCACGGTAACGACTGGTCCGAGCTTTACGCTTGCCGGTGGGACCTACGATGGCGCTGATGACACGCTCATTGGAATCGTCAACAACTCGAGCAGTTCTCTAAGCTCGATCAACCTCAGCTCCTCCCTTGACATCTTCGGTTTCGATGGCGATGGCATCGACACCTTTGGTGTTACCGGCAACTCGAAAGATACAAGCGGCTATGGTGGTCCGGACACTTTCTACTCGGGGATTAATGTCTTCGATACGGCTGGGACGGTGGATTTCGTTACGCCGCTTGCGGCCGGCGGAGGGAATACCTTTTTCTCACTCGAAGAAGCGCTTGTGCCGTCTCAAGTAGTGGTGGTGCCGCCTACCTCGGCTGTGCCTGAGCCGAGCACGCTGCTTTTGTTCGGAACTGGGCTGGTGGGTGTCTGCGGGGCGATTAGACGCCGGTTCGCTTTGTAG